Genomic segment of Flavobacteriales bacterium:
TTGTTAGCAAAATGCCCAACATGCCCACATATCCATGGTCGGTAAGGTATAAATGTTCGTTTAAAATACCCAATAAAAAGATAACCGAAGGCAAAAGAATGTGCCTTACTTTTAGTGCAAAAACAAACCACAATGCCACCGCTACCCATATAAAAATAATGGCGTAAAGACTGAGTTGATAAAACAGCGTAACTCGCTCAAGTTTAAAGCCAACCTCGGCTTGTTCTGTGAGTGATTTTGTCCAAATGCGAATGTTTTCGTCTTTTTTTATATCAAAACAGTAGGTTTTTTTTGAAGCATAATCTACGTCGAAAGAATCCTCAAAAATTTCGTTTCGCCATAAATAAATGCGAGCTTTTTGCCCCTCAAATTTTGTTTTTGACCTAAGTCTAAAGTCAAAATCAACATTGGCCGTAATGGCAAAAATGGCCTTGTGGTTTCCTCGGGCAACTGCATCAACAATGCCGTTGTAATCTACCGTATAAGCTAGTGTATCTGTTGTATAATCGGCATATCGGTAGGTTTTTGAATCAATATTTTTAAATGATTTGTTATATGGTTTTAATGTAATAAAAAGCAGAAAAACGGAGACGATGAGCCATGAAATGGCCGAAATGTTTATCCATTTTTTTGAAATTTTGATAGTCGCCAAATTAGCTAAACGTTTGGCAAACATACAATTTAAAGCGAATAGCCCATAAGCATTTAATGTTGCATTGCTAATTTGCTGCATTTAAACCAAATTTGCGGCATTAAAACAAAGAAATGTTAGAAATTCAGCAACTTAGAACCAATTATGAAGATATTAAAACACGTTTGAGCAAACGCGGAAAAGACTTTGAACCGCAGTTGAAACAGGCCATTGATTTGGATGAAAAACGTAGAGCAACTCAAACACAATTGGACGGTTTTTTGGCTGAAATGAACAACATTGCCAAAGAAATTGGCAATCTTTTTAAGGACGGAAAACGTGATGAGGCAGAGGTTTTGAAGGCTAAAACCGGTGAAATAAAAGAGCAATCGAAAGTGCTCGAAAATGAATTAAGAAGCATTAGTGATGAGCTGAATAATTTATTGACCCAAATACCAAATGCACCCTATAAGAAAGTGGTTTTTGGAAAGACTGCCGAAGACAACGAGGTGGTTTTAACGCATGGCGAAAAGCCCAACTTGACCCAAAGCATACCACATTGGGAGTTGGCCGCCAAATACGATTTGATTGATTTTGAATTGGGTGTGAAAATAACCGGAGCCGGTTTTCCGGTGTATAAAGGCAAAGGTGCAAGGTTGCAAAGGGCTCTAATCAATTTCTTTTTGGATGAGGCCTTGGCACAAGGATATTCGGAAATCCAACCTCCCATTTTTATTAATGAGGCATCGGGTTTTGGCACAGGGCAACTGCCTGATAAAGAGGGCCAAATGTATCATGCCACCATCGATAATTTATATGCCATACCTACGGCAGAAGTGCCAATAACCAACATATACCGAGATGTAATTTTGAACGAAGAAGACCTACCGATTCGCAATGTTGGATATACGCCATGTTTTAGACGTGAGGCCGGAAGTTATGGCAAAGACGTGCGTGGATTGAACCGTTTGCATCAGTTTGATAAAGTTGAAATTGTGCAAATTGCTCACCCAAACAACTCATACGAAATTTTAGAACAAATGAGCAGTTACGTGCAAAGTTTGCTTCAAAAGTTGGGCTTGCATTATCGGGTGCTCCGTTTGTGTGGGGGTGATATGGGCTTTACCAGTGCCATGACCTACGATATGGAGGTTTTTTCGGCTGCACAAGAAAAATGGCTTGAGGTAAGTTCCGTTTCTTGTTTTGGAACATTTCAAAGCAACCGTTTAAAACTGCGTTTTAGAGATAAAGACAACAACAAACAATTGTGCCATACATTGAACGGAAGTGCGTTGGCTCTACCAAGAATTGTGGCTGCTTTGTTGGAGAATAATCAAACCGAAAACGGGATAAAAATGCCCGAAGTGTTGCACAAATACTTGGGCTTCGAGGTGATTGACTGATTTAATTTTCGGTTAAATTCTCCCCACAATGTTTGCAGAATTTGGCATCCAAATCATTTGTGGTTTGGCAGTTTTTACAACCATTTTTAGGTTGAATTTCTTTATTATTTCTTTTTTGATCGGCATACTCTACGCTCACAATTCCGGTGGGAACAGTTATGACGGCATATCCCAAAATCATTAGGGTTGAAGACAAAACTTGCCCCAATATGGTGTTTGGAGTTATGTCGCCGTAGCCAACGGTTGTGATGGTTACAATGGCCCAATATATTCCTCGTGGAATACTGCTAAAACCGTTTTCCGGACCTTCTATTACAAACATGAGCGTACCCATAATGATTACCACTATTAGAATTGCCCCAAAAAACACAGTAATTTTTGCCCCACTGGCTTTTATGGCTTTACCCAACGAGTTGGCCTCTCTGCTGTAGCTGGTAAGTTGCATAATACGAAAAACCCGAAGCAACCTCAATGTTCGGATGGTAAGCAGATATTGTGGGCCAAAAATAAAAAGGCTTAGATAGGTGGGAATGGTGCTCAACAAATCAATGATACCCCAAAAACTAAGAATATATTTTCGAGGGTTTGGACTGAGATAAATTCGCAAAAAATATTCGATGCTAAAAACAATGGTAAAAAACCATTCAGCAATTTTTAAAATGGAGCCATAATGAGTTTGAATAGAATCAACACTGCTCAGCATCACAATAAATACACTAAAAAGAATTACCCAGAGCAGGATTACATCAAACAGCCGAGCATCTGAAGTGTCGGCTTCAAAAATGATTTCACGCCATTTTTCTTTTCGGGTTAAATGTTTTTTATCTAACGTTCGCACTGCCCAAAATTAAAAATGAACTTTTAAATATCTTCATTTTCAATAAAATAACGAAAACCAATGTTGAATTGAATGCCCGAACCGCTTGTATAAATAGTATTTTGAATGGCAGAATATTGAGGAGTTTTGTAGGTTAAATCGAAGAAATTGTTGCCGGCCACGCCAGCCCTCAATTGCATCGAAACATTAATCATAATTCCCTCATTTAGAGGGTATTGGTAGCCAGCATTTAGATTAAACATAATTAAATCGGCATCAAAATCATTTCCGGTTATAGTGTATTGAATGCTACCTTGTGTTAAATCATTTTCATCCACAAAAACCTCAGGACTGATATATGTTTGGTCTAAACCCAGTTTCTTTTTTACCAGAGTGGTAATACCAATGCCAGAATACCAGTAATGTGTATCGTATTTTTTTTGAATAGGTTTTATAAAATTAAAGTTAAATGGAATCATGTAGGACGTAAAGGTATTGATGGGTGTGTTCACAAAATATCGCTTTCCATCTTCGTTTATGATGTCAATGTTTGTTCTGAAATCGGATTTGATAATGGCAGTTTCCAATAAAATTTTGTTGTCAATTTTTATACCTCCAATAATACCAAATGAAGCACCAATGGGGTTGTGAAGGTTTAGGCTGGGCGAATAAGGGCGAGAGCCCCCGGTGGCCAAACGATACCAATCAACTTTGGGGCCAATATCAAGCCCAATGTATTTTTGATTTTGAGCCATTCCTAAAGTTGAAATGACAATAATCAACAAAAATGAAAAGATATTTTTTATTCCCATAAATTGAGTTGCAATGTAGTTGTTTTAAATGACTTTCGATGGTGTTCGGTGATGCCAAATTCGGCAATTTTTAGGCGGTGTTCAAGCGTTGGGTAGCCCATGTTTTTAGCCCAATTATAATGTGGAAATTCATGGTGTAGCTTCATCATATATTCATCCCGATGGGTTTTTGCCAGTATGGAGGCCGCGGCAATATTCTGATATTTTCCGTCGCCTTTTACCACCGTTTGATGCAAAATATCTTTGAATGGTTTAAAGCGGTTTCCGTCAACCAAAATAAAATCGGGTTGTGTTTTTAGATTTTCCAATGCCAAATGCATGGCTTTTATAGAAGCATTAAGGATGTTGATTTTGTCTATCTCTTCCGGCCAAACCATGGCAACCGCCCATGCCATTGCTTTTTCTTCAATTTCAGGTCTCAGCTTTTCGCGTTGACGTGCAGTTAGTTTTTTAGAATCGTTTAGAGCGGCAATCTTTTTTTTCGGATGCAGAATAACTGCAGCGGCACTTACCGGACCGGCCAAACAACCTCTTCCGGCCTCATCGCATCCGGCTTCCAACCTATTTTTATCTATTCCAAAAAGAAGCACGGACAAATTTAGTTGATTCGTTGCATAGAAGTATAGATTGAAACTATCGGCAGTTGAATTAGTTGAAAACTATATTTTTGAGAAAAGGTAGCCGCATTCCTGTTACCACATGCCTCTATGCATGTGGAATTTGTTTCCACGGTTACACCAAGTAAAAAAAAAATCCTTTGCTTTGCACCACGCTGATTTGTATGCACAAGTATCGCAAAACCCTATACGAGAATTATTATTCAACCCATTCGGGCAAAACGGATGTGGCCATTCAACAGTCTCATTTCGACCAACAAGTTCGCTATTTTAAATGGGAGTTTGGGAACCATCTTCCCACCAACAAATCCATTGCTATTTTGGACATTGGTTGTGGTTTTGGCTCGCTCATAAAAGCCCTAAACGAACTGGGTTACAATCAAACTACGGGTATAGACTTGAGTCCGGAACAGGTAAAAATGGCCGAACATTTTGGGGTGAAAAATATACAACAAGCGGATGCTCATGATTTTTTACAAAATGAAAACGCAAAGTTTGATGTCATTTTTGCCGTTGATTTAATTGAGCATTTGAGCAAAGATGAACTGGTTGATTTTCTTCAACGATTAAAATCTGGTTTGAAACCCGGCGGAAAAATTATATTGCGAACACCCAACATGGATGCACCATTGGCCGGAGTTTTTGCTTTTGCCGATTTTACGCATGAGGTTTTTTTAAATAAGGCTTCCGCTATGCAACTATTGCATTCTGTAGGTTTTACAAAAGTTGCTGTTTCTGAGGGCATCATGTACAACGAAAGTCCGATAAAAGAATTTGTTCGAAAGATAGGCTGGTTTTGCACAAGAACATGGCTAAAAGCAATGCTTTTCTTTTCGGCTCGCACCTGGGACGAGGTTGTGTTTTCGCCCAATATTGTGGTGGAGGGGGAGTCTTTATAGATTTGAGAAATTAGATTTGAGAAGTTAGATATCAATTGAGTCAATGTGAGTCAATGCCTTATTACTTAATGCTCAAATCTTAAAGCCACCAAAACTATCGGCACTCACTCCCAAATCTATACAAACCTCTTTCAAATCCTGATAAACCGCATCAATAATTGGGATTCCTGAATTTACACGCTCTTCAAACATGGCTTGCTCAGGTTGGCCGGGAATGATTACTTTTTCTTTACCAGCAATAGTTTGGGCATTGCTAAATCGGTCAATCCAATTGTCCATATTCTGTTTAAAATCTTCAATGGGTCTAAAACCATCCACCCTCATGGCTCCCACAAAATGGCCGATTCCCTGGCCGGGCATGCCGTCTGCTAGTGGCAAAAAACTTACAAATGGTGGCACCCACGGACCATAATTAGCACCGCTGAGCACCCCACTAAAAATATCTACAAAGGCCGACAACCCATACCCCTTGTGGCTCCCCATTTCTTTGTGACTGCCTAATGGTAGCAGACTTCCGCCACCTTTTAAGTCAGCCGGATTGTCGGTATCGTTTCCATCTTTATCCTGAAGCCAACCTTTAGGAATGGGTTTGTTTTGCCGTTGGGCTATTTCCAATTTCCCATTGGCAGCCGCCGAGGTAGCCATATCAATCACCACTGCATTTCGTTTTCCAGCCGGTATTGCATAGCAAATTGGGTTGGTGCCGAGCAATCGTTCTTTGCTGAAAGTTGGTGCTACCAGCGGGCTGGCATTGGTCAAAGCCATGCCAATCATATCGTGTTTTAAGGCTTTCATGGCATGATAGCCTGCAATACCAAAATGATTCGAGTTTTGAATGGCTACCCATCCGCTACCATGTTTTTCAGCCATTTCAATGGCAATGTCCATAGCCTTTGATGCATTGGTAAGCCCGAGACCACCATCGCCGTCAAGTGTGGCGGTAGTGTGCGTTTGATGTATTATTTTTGGTTTGGCTTGGGCGTTTATTCGGCCTGCCTTCCATAGGCGAACATAGCCACTCAATCGAGCCACGCCGTGCGAGTCAATGCCACGCAGGTCGGCACTTTGCAATACTTCAGCGGCCAAAGCTGCATCTTCGGCAGTGCATCCCATTTTCTGGAAAATAGCTTTAGTTAGGTTTAATAAATCAGTTGCCTTGATGTTGTGGTATTCTACCGACATTCTTTTTTTTTGGCAAAAATAATGGAGATTTCGCTATTCAATCAGATAAAACTCAGGTGCAACAGCTTCGATAACTTTCCCATCGTTTCCAAAAAATTGAATTTTGAATTTAATGGTTGTGTTTATGTATTGGTTGAGGATTTGGCTGTCGTTGGAATATATGTACATATCATCGTAGTGATAATTCCATATATCACTCCATTCGGATGAGGTTAGTTCTGATAAAGATTTATCAGGGAATCGAGGAATAAAGAAATCTTTTGATAAATTTAGGGTTGAATCTCCGCTTAGATTTATGAGTCTGACAGAATCTGTATTCCAATTTGTCACATAATCAGGGTCGCAAGGAGGCGTGGCATAAGAGAACGTTCCAAAAATGCTTTCTTCAATTGAGGTGTACTCTTTAATTTCAAATTTAAGATTAAGATAAAAATCTGTGATTGAGTTCTTATCTTTATGAACTTCCGCTGCATCAGTTTTATCAAAAACATCAAAACTATTAATGCCAATAACATCAAAATTTACGGTTCAGTCACCACAATTTCCCCACCAACATCCCCAATCTACCACCGCCAAACCAACACACAGAAAAACGATTAAAATGATTTTTAATTTCATAAGTCAAAAATAGCAAATCAATTTGAAAGATTTTCCTCTATAAAACAGGGAAATAATAAATTAACTTTGCCTGACATAGAAAATATTGGTTTACCAATGAATACACAAAACAATCACATCAACTACATTGAATTTAAAGCCCAAAATTTGGCCGAAATAAAAAGGTTTTATACTCACTGTTTTGGTTGGACTTTTGCCGACTACGGCCCCGACTATATTGCTTTTGATAACAGCGGGTTGCAGGGAGGTTTTGAGTATTCTGACGAAAAAAATAGTAACGGCGTTCTGGTGGTTTTATATCACGAAAATTTGGAGGAGATCAGAAACAAAATTGTGGCTGAAGGTGGCCGCCTGATAGAAGATATTTTTTCGTTTCCTGGTGGCAAACGGTTTCATTTTCAGGATCCTTCGGGCAATGAACTTGCCGTTTGGTCAGACTAAAAAAGGCTCTAAAAATCCGTTTCTTATTTCAAAATTGTTAAATAATTTACTTTAGTTTCTACTAAAACAAAAGAACTATTCTATGAAATCTTATAGTTACTACCCGATAGTTGAACCTAAAAATATTTTTTAATTGACTAATAAACAGTTTGTTAGGAATTTTTTGAGACACAAAAGCTAAGATAATCTATTATTTATTTTGTAAATTATTGAGGAGAAAGTATTTTTGCGATACTACTACTACAAAAATTATTTAAGATGAAAAGTTATTTTACTCGAATGATTGCATTCGCAATCGTTCTAATTACCTATTATTCGTTGAGTGCTCAAATGGTTTTAACCTATTGCG
This window contains:
- the serS gene encoding serine--tRNA ligase, whose translation is MLEIQQLRTNYEDIKTRLSKRGKDFEPQLKQAIDLDEKRRATQTQLDGFLAEMNNIAKEIGNLFKDGKRDEAEVLKAKTGEIKEQSKVLENELRSISDELNNLLTQIPNAPYKKVVFGKTAEDNEVVLTHGEKPNLTQSIPHWELAAKYDLIDFELGVKITGAGFPVYKGKGARLQRALINFFLDEALAQGYSEIQPPIFINEASGFGTGQLPDKEGQMYHATIDNLYAIPTAEVPITNIYRDVILNEEDLPIRNVGYTPCFRREAGSYGKDVRGLNRLHQFDKVEIVQIAHPNNSYEILEQMSSYVQSLLQKLGLHYRVLRLCGGDMGFTSAMTYDMEVFSAAQEKWLEVSSVSCFGTFQSNRLKLRFRDKDNNKQLCHTLNGSALALPRIVAALLENNQTENGIKMPEVLHKYLGFEVID
- a CDS encoding class I SAM-dependent methyltransferase, whose amino-acid sequence is MHKYRKTLYENYYSTHSGKTDVAIQQSHFDQQVRYFKWEFGNHLPTNKSIAILDIGCGFGSLIKALNELGYNQTTGIDLSPEQVKMAEHFGVKNIQQADAHDFLQNENAKFDVIFAVDLIEHLSKDELVDFLQRLKSGLKPGGKIILRTPNMDAPLAGVFAFADFTHEVFLNKASAMQLLHSVGFTKVAVSEGIMYNESPIKEFVRKIGWFCTRTWLKAMLFFSARTWDEVVFSPNIVVEGESL
- a CDS encoding ion transporter, with the translated sequence MRTLDKKHLTRKEKWREIIFEADTSDARLFDVILLWVILFSVFIVMLSSVDSIQTHYGSILKIAEWFFTIVFSIEYFLRIYLSPNPRKYILSFWGIIDLLSTIPTYLSLFIFGPQYLLTIRTLRLLRVFRIMQLTSYSREANSLGKAIKASGAKITVFFGAILIVVIIMGTLMFVIEGPENGFSSIPRGIYWAIVTITTVGYGDITPNTILGQVLSSTLMILGYAVITVPTGIVSVEYADQKRNNKEIQPKNGCKNCQTTNDLDAKFCKHCGENLTEN
- a CDS encoding Ldh family oxidoreductase; the encoded protein is MSVEYHNIKATDLLNLTKAIFQKMGCTAEDAALAAEVLQSADLRGIDSHGVARLSGYVRLWKAGRINAQAKPKIIHQTHTTATLDGDGGLGLTNASKAMDIAIEMAEKHGSGWVAIQNSNHFGIAGYHAMKALKHDMIGMALTNASPLVAPTFSKERLLGTNPICYAIPAGKRNAVVIDMATSAAANGKLEIAQRQNKPIPKGWLQDKDGNDTDNPADLKGGGSLLPLGSHKEMGSHKGYGLSAFVDIFSGVLSGANYGPWVPPFVSFLPLADGMPGQGIGHFVGAMRVDGFRPIEDFKQNMDNWIDRFSNAQTIAGKEKVIIPGQPEQAMFEERVNSGIPIIDAVYQDLKEVCIDLGVSADSFGGFKI
- a CDS encoding ribonuclease HII; this encodes MLLFGIDKNRLEAGCDEAGRGCLAGPVSAAAVILHPKKKIAALNDSKKLTARQREKLRPEIEEKAMAWAVAMVWPEEIDKINILNASIKAMHLALENLKTQPDFILVDGNRFKPFKDILHQTVVKGDGKYQNIAAASILAKTHRDEYMMKLHHEFPHYNWAKNMGYPTLEHRLKIAEFGITEHHRKSFKTTTLQLNLWE
- a CDS encoding VOC family protein — protein: MNTQNNHINYIEFKAQNLAEIKRFYTHCFGWTFADYGPDYIAFDNSGLQGGFEYSDEKNSNGVLVVLYHENLEEIRNKIVAEGGRLIEDIFSFPGGKRFHFQDPSGNELAVWSD